The window TGGTGGGAATCGAAGAAAGCCTTGGAGGGAGGTAACATAATTACTTGGGAAAGCTTTAAAGTATTGTTTTTAGAGAAGTACTTCCCTAGGCACATGCAGAATCAAATGGAGATTAAGTTTTTGGAACTTAAGCAGGATAATATGAGTGTGGCAGATTATGAGGTCCGCTTCACTGAATTGGCAAGGTTCGTTCCAGATCAAGTTGATACAGACGAAAAGAGGGCTAAAAGATTTCAGCAAGGGCTGAAGGATTGGATCCGTAGTAGGGTGGCCACGTTTGAAATGCCTTCGTATGTTTCTATAGTTCAGAAGGCCATGATCATTGAAAATGAAAGTGAAATGTCCCAGAAAAATAGAGATGGGAAAAAGAAGAAGGTGGAGGCTCTAGAAGGGAGTCAGAGGCAAGGGAGTTCTCAGGGCCGTTTTAATAACATGCCAGACTTTCAGTCAAATCGGTGTGTGGGGTTCAGAAGACCACCAGTGGGAAATAGAGGTCAGAATAATCAGTTTCGTCCTCGGAACCTGCAGAGATTCAATAATCCACCAGTGTCAAGCTGTAGATTTTGTGGTGGTAAACATTTTAGGAACAATGTGACTTGCTACAAGTGCAACCAAAAGGGGCATTATGCGGGGGAGTGTAACAGTCAGGCACCGAACCCAATGCCAGGAACACATTGCTTTAAGTGTGGAAAGACATGCCATATTTTTAAGAATTGTCCATCACCAGGGGCAATGGGTAATATTCCAAGGATTTCGGGTCCTCTAGCTCAGAACGTGCCAAGAATAGCTGGACCATCTAATCAGAACCAGCCTAAAGCCGGAACCTTCAACATGACTATGAAGGATGCAGTGCAGAGTTTAGACGTAGTTGCAGGTACGCTTCCCATGAACTCCATAAATGCTAAAGTAttaattgattctggagctacgaGATATTTTGTTTCTAAGGATATTATTGATAAATTGAATTGTGGAGTTCGACCTTTAGAACAAGCATTAGTAATTGAGTTAGCTAATAAGGATCGAGTTGTGGTCGATCAGAATTTTCCAGGGTGCGACATTGTTATAGCAGGACATCATTTTTCTGCCAACTTAATACCTTTTAAGTTAGGCGAGTTTGACGTCATCCTAGGAATGGATTGGTTGTCGGAGAATAACGCTCAGATTGATTGCAAGCATTAAAGAGTAAAGTTGCAGACAACAGATAAGAAAAAGGTGACTTTTCAAGGAAATCGGCAGGTTAAGAAATTTCTTACCATCACACAAGCCAAGAGGTTATTACGCCAGAATTGTGAGGCATACTTGGCTAATGTCATAGATACTAACCAAGAAGTTCCACCTATAGAAGCCATTCCAGTGGTTAATGAGTTTCCGGATGTCATTCCAAATGAACTACCAGGATTACCTCGAGACAGAGAGGTGCAATTTGATATTGATCTAGCACCAGGAACCGAACCAGTATCAAAGGCACCGTATAGGATGGCCCCCGTGGAAATGAAAGAGCTAGCAACTCAGCTTCAAGATCTTTTGGGGAAGGGGGTGATAAGACCAAGTATATCCCCGTGGGGCGCACCAGTATTATTTGTTAAGAAGAAGGATGGTAGCATGAGGTTATGTATTGATTATCGCGAGCTCAAAAAATTGACTATTAAGAATCGGTATCCCTTACCTAAAATCGACGATTTATTTGATCAGCTTAAGGGAGCCGTATGgttttgttacatatttgatgatgtcacaggtatctaacttatttagtgtgcagaatcgaatatcagagtttatctggaaatcagagtttaatgactgccagctggatcagagtttaacgaagatcagagtttgcaggcggctggtTTCTAGGaaaagatctggataaacaaggaaggcAAATATCAAGGATAATATACAAATCAGAACAAGAAaaagatagctactgattagattactttaggaagcagataagtgtaaatcaatcagtagatattgtgaaactgtgtatataaacacagcttagggtttactctagaggagttatcaattgaatatcattcgtgtaacctagcagctcttagtgataaaatataaatcactaagagattatttgtaagctactgtgatttgtgaataagagtttagttgaattattctcttatactggtgttctgttattgattgtgttcactatattaattcatatagtgtgttaattcggcctaacaggTTTTCTAAAATTGATTTAAGATCTGGCtatcatcagttgaagataaaGCCTGAAGATATTCCAAAGACTgcttttagaacaaggtacGGCCATTTTGAGTTCTTAGTAATGGCGtttggattaacgaatgcaccagcagctttCATGGCTCTCATGAACAGAGTTTTTAGGAaatatttgaacaagttcatGATTGTGTTCATAGACGACATTCTGATATATTCAAAGACAGAAGAAGAGCATGCTGAACATTTAAGATTAGCTTTGGAAGTCTTGAGAAAGGAGAAATTGTATGCTAAGTTTTCTAAGTGTGAGTTTTGGTTACAAGAAGTGCAATTTCTTGGGCACGTAATTAGTAATGAAGGTATCAAGGTAGACCCAGCAAAGATTGAGGCAATTATaaattgggaaagaccaaagacgcccactgaagttagaagttttaTGGGATTCGCTGAATACTACCGGAGATTTGTTAAGGACTTTTCTAAGATCGCGACACCATTGACGAAGTTGACCCGAAAGAATGAGAAGTGCGTATGGAATGATCAATGTGAAGAAAGTTTCCAAGAGTTAAAGAAAAGGTTAGTAACAGCACCAGTATTAGTTCCACCTGATGATAAAGGGGACTTTGTATTTTACAGTGATGCTTCTCACAAAGGATTGGGATGTGTTTTGATGCAACATGGAAAGGTTATTGCTTATGCTTTTAGGCAATTGAGACCTCATGAACAGAAGTATCCAACACATGATTTGTAACTAGCTGCAATAGTATTTGCACTTAAGATTTGGAGGCATTATTTATATGGAGAGAAGTGTGAAATTTATACAGACCACAAGAGCTTGAAGTATATCTTCACCCAAAAAGAACTCAACATGAGACAATGTCGTTGGTTAGAGCTAATTAAAGACTACAACTGTTCAATCAACTATCATCCGGGAAAGGCCAATGTGGTAGTTGGCGCTTGGagtagaaaggaaaaattgaaTCTGTTAACCTATTCTGAAGAGTTAGCAAAGGAATTAGAGAAATTGGAAATTGAGGTTCGTACCCCTGAGTCAGCTAAAGATATGATGTATACAATGACATTCCAACCAGAGTTATTAGAGAAGATCAGAAAacatcaagaagaagttatgaGTAGTGAAAATGATAAGTTGACAGGAGAAGAAAAAGGAAGTCAAAGGGATGACAAAGGAATTTTGAGATTTTCCTCGCGAATATGGATCCCAAATGTAAGGGAATTGAAAGAAGAGATTTTACGAGAGGCTCACAACAATAGATATTCGATTCATCCCGGAAGCACCAAGATGTATAGAGACTTAAGAGAAAATTTCTGGTGGCCTAATATGAAAAAGGAAATTTCAGAATGGGTAAGTAAGTGTTATACTTGCCAAAGAGTCAAAGCGGAACACCAGAGGCCTAGCGGATTATTACAACCTTTAGATATcccagaatggaaatgggaacatCTTGCTATGGATTTTGTGGTTGGCTTACCAAGAACTAGAGcgaatcatgatgctatttgggtgaTTATCGACAGATTAACTAAGTCAGCACATTTCCTTCCTATTAACGAGAGATTCTCATTGGACAAATCAGTTCACTTGTATTTGAAAGAAATTGTCGTTCGACATGGGGTTCCAGTATCAATAGTTTCTGACAGAGATCCTCGATTTAATTCAAGATTTTGGAAGAGTTTCCAGGAATGCCTCGGAACAAAGTTAAACATGAGTACAGCTTATCACCCTCAGACCGATGGTCAGAGTGAAAGGACAATTCAGACAATCGAGGATATGCTCAGAGTTTGTGCCTTAGATTTCGAAGGGAGTTGGGATGAACATTTACCCTTGGTTGAATTCTCATACAACAATAGTTATcatgctagcattggaatgcctccttatgaagctttATATGGCAGAAAGTGTCGATCTCCTATTTGTTGGGATGAGGTTGGTTAAAAGAAGATTTtgggtccagaattgatccagcaaacaaagGAAAAAGTAGAACTTATCCGGAAAAGGCTAGTAGTAGCTCAGGATCGTCAACGTAAATATGCTGATCCTACTAGAAGAGACCTagaatttgaagttggaaatgcCGTGTTATTAAAGATATCCCCTTGGAAAGGACTGTCCAGATTTGGAAAGAAAGGAAAGCTAAGCCCTCGTTATGTGGtccttttgaaattttgaaacgCGTCGGAAAAGTCGCTTATGAATTGGCACTACCTCCACACATGCAACATATCCATAATATGTTACACGTGTCTATGCTGAAGCGTTATCTGCCTGATTCTAATCATGTGATAGAGTATGAGCCAATAGAGATCCAACCAGATCTGTCTTTTGTAGAAAGACCAGTACATATATTAGACAGGCGAGAGAAAGTACTTAGGAATAAGTCTGTATCCTTAGTACGAGTTTTGTGGAGAAATTCTAGAGTGGAAGAGTCGACCTGGGAACTTGAAAGCGAAATGCTTGCCAAGTATCCTCAGTTGTTTTCGTAAGTCGATTCTGGGGATAGAATCCTGTTAAGGGGGGAAGAATGTTATATCCGGGAAattttttgtgatattttaatcatatatatataaatgactaTTAAATGTTTATCTGGCCATGCATAATTATTGTCATTTTCTTGAagcatgattattttattaattgccaataaaatgaattctcgcataattgcaaattttgtgattatattaattttggtgAATAACATGATTTATTGCAATAATAATTGTTTGATGCTATAAATTGAATTAATTGTGGTAcgtgattaattttataattatacttgTTTATTCTCGACCCGAGTGAGTAGTTTAGAAATCGGGTTTATTAGAATTTTTATAACTCAGAGTTattctttgatttaaaaatattaaaatccgtgtttatttatattacaaaatattgtccaattaaaattaccggaatatttcaattttgatattttttatgttttaactgatttaaaaatatttataaatctcgcagataatcatttttgattatttgcacttttaaaattattcggacaatttaatttaaatattaaaaagtattcaaaaataaaacttttcACGGATTTATTCTACTTAGAAAATTTAAGATTTTTGGGTGTTTTTAGTTAAATGTTTTAGAAACATTTTCGGACCccgtaattatattatttttaaggtctagctttttaataaaattgggAGTGTAATTTATAATAGTTTTAAGTAATAAAATGAATTAGTGACAAGCAGGTGTATCTATTAAACGTGGCCACTTCGTGTATTTAACAGACACATAGCAGTGCAGTAGGTTATATGTGGCTCCTACGGGTGTGACCAACATATGTATGAAATATAGTCATATACATGAGATAAACATCACAAAACAAAAACACGTAACACACTGCGGCGCTTGGAAAGAAGAGAAGAATTAGGGTTTTCAGTGCTAATTTCATATCCATTCAATCGAGAGTTCAGGTGAGGGTTTGGGTTTTATTCACTGTAATTCTATATGTGTATACGTGCATATGATTGTATGATTGTTGATTGGGTTTGAATCGGAGAGAGGAGGGCTATTGGCCGAGTTTAATTGGAGGTGTACGGAGGCTGCGAAATCGCAGGAGAAGATGTCGAAGTTTTCGATCGGCGTTAGGCGGAGGAGTGTGGTGGTGATTTGAAAACAACGGTTGGGTTTCGGTGAGTGTTGGGTGTCGTTGGTTGTTGGCGTCGATTGTGGACGAGACAAGGTTC of the Daucus carota subsp. sativus chromosome 4, DH1 v3.0, whole genome shotgun sequence genome contains:
- the LOC108203461 gene encoding uncharacterized protein LOC108203461 produces the protein MDTLLQERRVPVEDAEARSRIGAIEHIARQRLAEFPFTCEWDVEARRVTRLICWILSELRAVRGPFMGPKRKSVPETAAAGGADPALVQMLALMQQQMENLAAQQQRPPAPPAVSFKTFQAVHPSEFKGAANPVEASGWLKEIEKAFDIAKVGEEQKTQFASYFLKNEANYWWESKKALEGGNIITWESFKVLFLEKYFPRHMQNQMEIKFLELKQDNMSVADYEVRFTELARFVPDQVDTDEKRAKRFQQGLKDWIRSRVATFEMPSYVSIVQKAMIIENESEMSQKNRDGKKKKVEALEGSQRQGSSQGRFNNMPDFQSNRCVGFRRPPVGNRGQNNQFRPRNLQRFNNPPVSSCRFCGGKHFRNNVTCYKCNQKGHYAGECNSQAPNPMPGTHCFKCGKTCHIFKNCPSPGAMGNIPRISGPLAQNVPRIAGPSNQNQPKAGTFNMTMKDAVQSLDVVAGTLPMNSINAKVLIDSGATRYFVSKDIIDKLNCGVRPLEQALVIELANKDRVVVDQNFPGCDIVIAGHHFSANLIPFKLGEFDVKKFLTITQAKRLLRQNCEAYLANVIDTNQEVPPIEAIPVVNEFPDVIPNELPGLPRDREVQFDIDLAPGTEPVSKAPYRMAPVEMKELATQLQDLLGKGVIRPSISPWGAPVLFVKKKDGSMRLCIDYRELKKLTIKNRFSKIDLRSGYHQLKIKPEDIPKTAFRTRYGHFEFLVMAFGLTNAPAAFMALMNRVFRKYLNKFMIVFIDDILIYSKTEEEHAEHLRLALEVLRKEKLYAKFSKCEFWLQEVQFLGHVISNEGIKVDPAKIEAIINWERPKTPTEVRSFMGFAEYYRRFVKDFSKIATPLTKLTRKNEKCVWNDQCEESFQELKKRLVTAPVLVPPDDKGDFVFYSDASHKGLGCVLMQHGKVIAYAFRQLRPHEQKYPTHDL